AGCTAAAAACATGGGGGCTCCTAAAGTTCCTGAAGGAAGTGCAATGCGAATCGTGACGTGTATAATCGTCGTGTTTGGTATCCTCTTTCCTTTAGTCGGACTGTCCTTAGTTATCGTGTGGCTTTTAGATTTCTTTGTTATCAAACGAATTCCAGCATTGAAGCGATTTTTAAACGCATGATTTATGAAACGATGTGAGGTGCAGTAACAATGAACAAATGGAAAATACCCGGATTGGTCATACTCAGTACGCTTGTACTTTCCGCGTGCTCTGTAAACAGTAACGCAGACCAGCTTTACAAGCAGCCAAAGCCTCTGTCTGCGCATGTGATGCTTCCTGAAAATATAGAGCCACAGAGCACACAGGTACTAAAAGTGCACGTAATGCAAGAAAATAAAACGGTAGATGATGCCAAAATCGTTCAGTTTAACGTGTGGAAAAAAGATGCTCCCGGTAAAGTTGAAACAGCAAAGGCACATTATGACGGCAGTATGTATAAAGCAAAAGCGTCC
The genomic region above belongs to Priestia megaterium and contains:
- a CDS encoding FixH family protein, whose product is MNKWKIPGLVILSTLVLSACSVNSNADQLYKQPKPLSAHVMLPENIEPQSTQVLKVHVMQENKTVDDAKIVQFNVWKKDAPGKVETAKAHYDGSMYKAKASFKEDGIYYIKTEINARGEHILPTQQVAVGKLSKEELHSLQPAENETHHHHSHH